Proteins encoded in a region of the Ancylomarina subtilis genome:
- the ileS gene encoding isoleucine--tRNA ligase — MSTKFPDYKNLDLSQINKDVLKEWEENKTFDRSLETREGNPSFVFYEGPPSANGMPGIHHVMARALKDIVCRYKTLKGFKVDRKAGWDTHGLPVELGVEKELGITKEDIGKKISVDEYNEACRTNVMKYTREWEDLTSKMGYWVNMDEPYITYDNRYIETLWWLLKQLFEKGFLYKGYTIQPFSPAAGTGLSTHELNQPGCYKDVKDTTAVGLFKIEKDAKSDFLFEGIDCDAYFMAWTTTPWTLPSNTALAVGPKITYVRVRTFNPYTGKDCVVVLAKDLFNNFFDTNLKDVELSEYKIGDKKIPYKPLSECVGTDLEGIRYEQLLPWVKPEGDAFRVILGDFVTIEDGTGIVHIAPTFGADDDRVAKAAGISPLIFRDKEGKMQPMVDRTGKFFKIEELDEEFVKNHVNVELYAPYAGRYVKNAFDSTLTEKDPTLDVDISVDLKKNSQAFKVEKHVHNYPHCWRTDKPVLYYPLDSWFIKTTAVRDRMIELNKTINWKPKSTGEGRFGKWLENLQDWNLSRSRYWGTPLPIWVSEDRSEMKCIGSVSELKAEIVKSIEKGYMSENMLEKYVDGDNTKENYEKFDLHRPYVDDIVLVSESGQKLFRELDLIDVWFDSGAMPYAQQHYPFENKEDFDKKFPAQFIAEGVDQTRGWFFTLHAIATMCFDGVAFENIISNGLVLDATGNKMSKRLGNAVDPFSTIEKYGSDPLRWYMITNAQPWDNLKFDLNGVEEVRRKFFGTLYNTYSFFQLYANVDGFTYSEADVPMEKRPEIDRWILSLLNSLVKEVEECYEAYEPTRAGRAIQDFVNENLSNWYVRLCRKRYWGGDYSTDKISAYQTLYKCLETISILGSPIAPFFMDRLFLDLNSVTKRYTENSVHLVDFPAADESVIDKALEERQDMAQKISSMVLGLRRKVKIRVRQPLSKIMVPILDESMIPQLEAVKGIILSEINVKEMEFITDTSGVLIKRIKPNFKTLGPKHGKIMKQIAGEIAKMTQDDIVNFEKAAEFSIVVNDETVVLTLQDVEIISEDIPGWLVANEGKLTVALDVNITEELRQEGIAREFINRIQNLRKDSDFDVTDKITLEIAMHDAINDAVSTHKDYIGSQTLAESVSLVEKIDGADAKEVEIEAGIETYIRIKKLSV; from the coding sequence ATGAGCACAAAATTTCCAGATTACAAGAACTTAGATCTTTCACAGATCAATAAAGATGTCTTAAAAGAATGGGAAGAAAACAAGACTTTCGACAGGAGTTTAGAAACTCGTGAAGGAAATCCATCTTTTGTTTTCTACGAGGGACCCCCATCAGCAAATGGGATGCCTGGTATTCACCACGTGATGGCCCGTGCATTGAAAGATATTGTATGTCGTTATAAAACGCTTAAGGGTTTCAAAGTAGATCGTAAAGCAGGTTGGGATACCCACGGACTTCCGGTTGAGTTGGGTGTTGAGAAGGAATTAGGTATTACCAAAGAAGATATTGGTAAGAAGATTTCTGTTGATGAATATAACGAAGCTTGTAGAACAAACGTGATGAAATATACACGTGAGTGGGAAGATTTGACTTCGAAGATGGGTTACTGGGTGAATATGGATGAGCCATATATCACTTACGATAACCGTTATATTGAGACTTTGTGGTGGTTGCTTAAGCAATTATTCGAGAAGGGATTCTTGTATAAGGGCTATACCATTCAGCCATTTTCTCCGGCTGCCGGAACAGGATTATCAACTCACGAGTTGAACCAACCGGGCTGTTATAAAGATGTAAAAGACACAACGGCAGTTGGTCTGTTTAAGATTGAAAAAGACGCTAAGAGTGATTTCCTTTTCGAAGGAATCGACTGTGATGCTTATTTCATGGCCTGGACAACTACGCCCTGGACTTTACCATCGAATACGGCTCTAGCTGTTGGTCCTAAGATCACTTATGTGCGTGTGCGTACTTTCAACCCATACACAGGTAAGGATTGTGTTGTTGTTTTAGCTAAAGATTTGTTCAACAATTTCTTCGATACTAATTTGAAGGATGTTGAACTAAGCGAATATAAAATTGGGGATAAGAAAATTCCTTACAAGCCACTTTCAGAGTGCGTCGGAACCGATCTTGAAGGCATTCGTTATGAGCAATTATTGCCATGGGTGAAGCCTGAAGGTGATGCGTTCCGTGTCATTTTAGGTGACTTTGTAACCATTGAAGATGGTACAGGTATTGTTCATATTGCGCCTACTTTCGGTGCAGATGATGATAGAGTAGCCAAGGCAGCTGGTATTTCGCCACTTATCTTCCGCGATAAGGAAGGTAAAATGCAACCTATGGTTGACCGTACGGGTAAATTCTTCAAAATTGAAGAGTTGGATGAGGAGTTCGTAAAGAACCATGTAAATGTTGAGCTTTATGCACCTTATGCTGGTCGTTATGTGAAGAATGCTTTCGATTCTACTTTAACTGAGAAAGATCCTACTTTGGATGTTGATATTTCTGTTGACTTGAAAAAGAACAGTCAGGCATTTAAGGTTGAAAAGCACGTTCACAACTACCCACACTGTTGGAGAACTGATAAGCCAGTATTGTATTATCCATTGGATTCATGGTTTATTAAGACTACTGCTGTTCGCGATCGTATGATCGAACTCAACAAAACCATTAACTGGAAACCGAAATCAACAGGTGAAGGTCGTTTTGGTAAGTGGTTAGAGAACTTACAGGATTGGAATCTATCCCGTTCTCGTTACTGGGGTACACCTCTGCCTATCTGGGTTAGCGAAGACCGCAGCGAGATGAAATGTATTGGTTCTGTATCTGAGCTGAAAGCTGAGATTGTTAAGTCAATCGAAAAAGGATACATGAGCGAAAACATGCTTGAGAAATATGTAGATGGTGACAACACAAAAGAGAACTACGAGAAGTTCGATCTTCACCGTCCGTATGTTGATGATATCGTATTGGTGAGTGAGTCGGGACAGAAACTTTTCCGTGAGCTTGATCTTATTGATGTTTGGTTCGACTCAGGAGCGATGCCATATGCACAGCAACATTATCCATTTGAGAACAAAGAGGATTTCGATAAGAAATTCCCTGCCCAGTTTATTGCTGAGGGTGTGGACCAAACTCGTGGATGGTTCTTTACGCTGCATGCCATTGCAACAATGTGTTTTGATGGAGTCGCATTCGAGAATATCATCTCGAACGGATTGGTACTTGATGCAACTGGAAATAAAATGTCGAAGCGTTTGGGTAATGCGGTTGACCCATTCTCTACAATTGAGAAGTATGGTTCTGATCCATTACGTTGGTATATGATTACCAATGCTCAGCCTTGGGATAATTTGAAATTTGATTTAAATGGTGTTGAAGAAGTTCGTCGTAAATTCTTCGGAACACTTTACAATACATACAGTTTCTTCCAATTGTACGCTAATGTGGATGGATTTACCTATTCAGAAGCTGATGTACCAATGGAAAAACGCCCTGAGATTGATCGCTGGATTCTTTCTCTTCTGAACTCATTGGTGAAAGAAGTAGAGGAGTGTTACGAGGCTTATGAGCCAACTCGTGCGGGTCGTGCTATTCAGGATTTCGTAAATGAGAATTTATCAAACTGGTACGTTCGTTTATGTCGTAAGCGTTATTGGGGAGGTGACTATTCTACAGATAAGATTTCGGCTTATCAAACACTTTATAAGTGTCTTGAGACGATCTCTATTTTGGGATCACCAATTGCACCATTCTTTATGGATCGTTTATTCTTAGACTTAAATTCTGTGACCAAACGTTACACTGAGAATTCTGTTCATTTGGTAGATTTCCCAGCTGCTGACGAGTCTGTTATTGACAAAGCTCTTGAGGAAAGACAGGATATGGCTCAGAAGATTTCTTCAATGGTATTAGGTCTTCGTCGTAAAGTGAAGATTCGTGTACGTCAGCCATTGAGCAAGATTATGGTGCCAATTCTTGACGAAAGTATGATTCCTCAGTTGGAAGCTGTAAAAGGCATTATTCTTTCTGAGATTAATGTGAAGGAAATGGAGTTCATTACCGACACATCTGGTGTTCTGATTAAGAGAATCAAGCCTAATTTCAAGACTCTTGGACCTAAGCATGGTAAAATCATGAAGCAAATTGCTGGTGAGATTGCTAAAATGACTCAGGATGATATTGTAAATTTTGAAAAGGCTGCTGAATTCTCTATTGTTGTTAACGATGAGACTGTTGTCTTGACGCTTCAGGATGTTGAAATCATTTCGGAAGATATTCCAGGATGGTTGGTTGCGAATGAAGGTAAGCTAACAGTTGCCCTTGATGTAAACATAACTGAAGAATTACGTCAGGAAGGTATTGCTCGTGAATTTATCAATAGAATTCAAAACTTGCGTAAGGATAGCGATTTTGATGTAACGGATAAGATTACATTGGAAATTGCGATGCACGATGCGATAAATGATGCTGTTTCAACTCACAAAGATTATATTGGAAGTCAAACTCTGGCAGAATCAGTGAGTTTAGTTGAAAAAATAGACGGAGCAGATGCAAAAGAAGTAGAAATCGAGGCTGGAATCGAAACTTATATTCGAATTAAAAAGCTTAGTGTGTAA
- a CDS encoding TraR/DksA family transcriptional regulator — protein sequence MTEKKRYTDEELLEFKELISQKLVKAKKDYETLKAVISNSSGNDIEDTSPTFKVLEEGASVLSKEEAGRLAQRQAKFISHLEAALIRIENKNYGICRETGNLISKERLRAVPHATLSIAAKNKQV from the coding sequence ATGACTGAAAAAAAACGCTATACAGACGAAGAATTACTTGAGTTCAAAGAATTGATTTCTCAGAAACTCGTAAAAGCTAAGAAAGACTATGAAACCTTGAAGGCTGTTATTTCTAATAGCTCGGGAAACGATATTGAAGATACTTCTCCTACGTTTAAAGTTCTTGAAGAAGGAGCATCAGTTTTATCGAAAGAAGAGGCTGGAAGATTGGCTCAGCGTCAAGCTAAATTCATTAGTCATTTGGAAGCTGCTCTAATTAGAATAGAGAATAAGAACTATGGTATTTGTCGTGAGACTGGTAATTTGATTTCTAAAGAAAGATTGCGCGCTGTTCCTCATGCTACGCTAAGCATAGCTGCGAAGAACAAGCAAGTCTGA
- a CDS encoding lipoprotein signal peptidase: MSLIKKSALFIVVLLILDQVFKIWIKTHMMLGEEFPVFDDWFIIHFIENNGMAFGMELEGKMGKILLSLFRIVAICGIGWYLNDICKKKAPRGLIISIGLIFAGAMGNIIDSAFYGMIFNDSYYQVASFLPEAGGYSSFLHGKVVDMLYFPLVDGNFPSWVPFWGGDHFVFFRPVFNVADSYITIGVTLILLFHKKYFVQEISKK, translated from the coding sequence ATGTCATTAATAAAAAAATCAGCACTCTTTATTGTTGTGCTTTTAATACTCGATCAGGTTTTTAAAATATGGATTAAAACCCACATGATGCTTGGTGAGGAATTCCCAGTATTTGATGATTGGTTTATCATTCATTTTATCGAGAATAATGGAATGGCCTTCGGGATGGAGTTGGAAGGTAAAATGGGTAAAATTCTTCTAAGTTTATTTCGTATCGTGGCAATCTGCGGTATTGGCTGGTATTTAAATGATATTTGTAAGAAGAAAGCGCCCAGAGGCTTGATTATATCTATTGGGTTAATCTTTGCCGGAGCTATGGGTAATATTATTGATAGTGCCTTTTATGGTATGATTTTTAACGATAGCTATTATCAGGTAGCCAGCTTTTTACCTGAAGCAGGAGGCTATTCGTCATTCCTACATGGTAAGGTTGTTGATATGTTATATTTCCCTTTAGTTGATGGGAATTTTCCATCATGGGTTCCATTCTGGGGAGGTGATCATTTTGTGTTCTTCCGTCCCGTATTTAATGTCGCGGATTCCTATATTACGATTGGGGTCACCTTAATTCTTCTTTTTCACAAGAAATACTTTGTACAGGAAATATCTAAGAAATAG
- the gltX gene encoding glutamate--tRNA ligase: MSDNKVRVRFAPSPTGPLHMGGVRTALFNYLFARKHGGEFLLRIEDTDQTRYVPGAEDYIVEALKWCGITIDEGATVGGEYGPYRQSERKPLYREYAEKLIASGDAYYAFDTAEELDAIRNEYEAEKKTFTYNSETRGQLNNSLALSAEEVKAKLESGEAYVVRFKMPVNEELHLEDEIRQQVVFNTSALDDKVLFKSDGMPTYHLANVVDDYLMKISHVIRGEEWLPSMPLHVLLYKKLGWEAAMPKFAHLPLILKPVGKGKLSKRDGDKLGFPVFPLLWTDPKSQDISSGYREDGYFPEAFINMLAFLGWNPGTEQEIFSMEELSQAFSLERVGKSGSKFDPEKTKWFNRQYLMAKSDDEIGQLFTQEVLAEKGIEADQDKVKRICAMVKDRVDFIAELWEQVNFFFEAPKEFDAKTAKKSWKADAPELMQELKTILTDISDFSSANTEAIVKEWITAKEIGFGKVMNPFRLAMVGAGKGPHMFDIIELLGKEETLSRIDFACETL; encoded by the coding sequence ATGAGCGATAATAAAGTCAGAGTTCGATTTGCCCCTAGTCCAACAGGACCATTGCATATGGGAGGTGTGAGAACAGCCCTTTTCAACTATCTGTTTGCCCGTAAGCATGGTGGCGAATTTCTATTAAGAATTGAAGATACCGATCAAACCCGTTATGTTCCAGGTGCTGAAGATTATATTGTTGAGGCCCTGAAATGGTGTGGTATTACGATTGACGAGGGTGCTACTGTTGGTGGGGAATATGGCCCATACCGTCAGTCTGAAAGAAAACCTTTGTATCGCGAGTATGCTGAAAAACTGATCGCTTCAGGTGATGCCTACTACGCATTTGATACTGCTGAAGAATTGGATGCTATTCGTAACGAATATGAAGCGGAAAAGAAAACCTTTACCTACAACTCTGAAACTCGTGGTCAGTTGAACAACTCATTAGCTTTAAGTGCTGAAGAGGTTAAAGCTAAACTGGAGTCAGGAGAGGCTTATGTGGTTCGTTTCAAAATGCCTGTAAATGAAGAACTTCATCTTGAAGATGAAATCAGACAGCAAGTTGTATTCAACACTTCGGCTCTTGATGATAAAGTTCTTTTCAAATCAGACGGCATGCCAACTTATCATTTGGCTAATGTCGTTGATGATTATTTGATGAAGATTTCTCACGTTATTCGTGGCGAAGAGTGGTTACCCTCTATGCCTCTTCACGTTTTATTGTACAAAAAACTGGGTTGGGAAGCTGCGATGCCAAAATTTGCTCACCTTCCTCTTATTCTTAAACCCGTTGGAAAAGGTAAACTAAGCAAGCGCGATGGTGATAAACTTGGATTCCCTGTATTCCCATTGCTTTGGACTGATCCAAAATCACAGGATATTTCATCGGGTTACCGTGAAGATGGTTATTTTCCTGAAGCATTTATCAATATGCTTGCCTTTTTAGGTTGGAATCCGGGAACAGAACAAGAAATCTTCTCTATGGAAGAATTGTCACAAGCTTTCTCATTGGAAAGAGTGGGCAAGTCAGGTTCTAAATTCGATCCAGAGAAAACAAAATGGTTCAATCGCCAATACTTAATGGCTAAATCGGATGATGAAATTGGTCAGCTTTTCACTCAGGAAGTCCTTGCAGAGAAAGGGATTGAAGCCGATCAGGACAAGGTGAAACGTATTTGTGCTATGGTAAAAGATCGCGTTGATTTTATCGCCGAACTTTGGGAGCAAGTGAATTTCTTTTTCGAAGCTCCAAAAGAATTTGATGCCAAAACAGCCAAGAAATCCTGGAAAGCTGATGCTCCGGAATTAATGCAAGAGCTAAAAACAATCCTGACTGATATTTCTGACTTCTCTTCAGCAAATACCGAAGCTATCGTAAAAGAATGGATTACTGCTAAAGAAATTGGCTTTGGTAAGGTTATGAATCCATTCCGGTTGGCTATGGTTGGTGCTGGAAAAGGTCCACATATGTTCGATATTATTGAGTTATTGGGTAAAGAAGAAACTTTATCCCGAATTGATTTTGCATGTGAAACACTGTAA
- a CDS encoding SPOR domain-containing protein: MLEISRYIKDLLFIHDCVILPGLGGFVANYCPAQENPLTNEMLPPSKAVSFNRNLKQNDGLLINCLAEEERLTYSEAKRSIELYIEDVSVRLRRNERVIFSELGELFYNKRHKLQFEPAKDINFLADLFGMESFELPDQVIQENPQVRSLIIKENFWGRVSLKRKVYAAVTIPFFLGLALIPVNLNNNQHQASASFSVMESRPDVQKTKLLSQNDRISPANELVSFEPRIIYAKPKAAIKNKSIKGKYYLIAGSFSNIENAKILKTVIEANSYPAKIIKNKNLYAVALNKFNSKKEADRFRKKVLQRNPNASCWVLQK; this comes from the coding sequence ATGCTAGAAATATCAAGATATATAAAGGATTTATTATTCATTCACGACTGTGTGATTCTTCCTGGCTTAGGTGGCTTTGTAGCCAACTATTGTCCGGCTCAAGAGAATCCTCTCACCAATGAGATGCTTCCTCCATCAAAGGCTGTTAGTTTCAACCGAAATCTAAAACAGAACGATGGATTACTTATTAATTGTTTAGCTGAAGAGGAGAGACTAACTTATTCTGAAGCAAAACGATCAATTGAACTTTATATCGAAGATGTTAGTGTCCGTTTACGCAGAAACGAAAGGGTCATATTTAGTGAATTAGGGGAATTGTTTTACAACAAACGCCATAAATTGCAATTTGAACCGGCTAAAGACATCAACTTTCTTGCAGATTTGTTCGGCATGGAGAGTTTTGAGCTTCCTGATCAGGTCATCCAGGAAAACCCTCAGGTTCGTTCCCTTATCATTAAGGAGAATTTCTGGGGACGGGTTAGCCTAAAACGTAAAGTTTATGCTGCAGTTACCATTCCTTTCTTTTTAGGTTTGGCACTTATTCCGGTTAATCTGAATAATAATCAACATCAGGCTTCAGCTTCTTTCAGTGTGATGGAGAGCAGACCTGACGTACAGAAAACAAAACTGCTTAGCCAAAATGATAGAATCTCTCCAGCAAACGAGTTGGTTAGTTTTGAGCCTCGAATCATTTATGCAAAACCGAAGGCTGCCATTAAAAATAAATCGATTAAGGGTAAATATTACTTAATCGCAGGAAGTTTTTCAAATATCGAGAACGCTAAGATCTTGAAAACTGTTATTGAAGCCAACTCATATCCGGCAAAGATTATTAAGAATAAAAACCTCTATGCAGTTGCTCTAAACAAATTCAACTCAAAGAAAGAAGCCGATCGATTCCGAAAAAAAGTCTTACAAAGAAACCCCAATGCATCTTGTTGGGTTCTACAAAAATAA
- a CDS encoding radical SAM protein, whose product MATFLFDKIIFGPVKSRRLGVSLGINLLPNDSKLCSFNCIYCECGWNPEKTFKVDFHPRSVVKERLEQKLNEMKEQAEAPDVITFAGNGEPCMHPEFAGIIDDTIEVRNRIFPKARIAVLSNATMIHKPDVFDALNKVEDNILKLDGGKEQTIIDLDQPVGTFNLERTVDLLSKFSGNLTIQTLFIKGEYNGKSIDNTSQEEIALWLEHLKKIQPREVMIYTISRDTPVDTLQKVDLPELERIASLVEQAGFSTQISG is encoded by the coding sequence ATGGCAACTTTTCTTTTTGATAAAATCATTTTTGGTCCTGTAAAGAGCAGACGTTTGGGTGTTTCTTTGGGAATTAACTTACTGCCTAACGATAGTAAGTTATGTAGTTTCAATTGTATTTATTGTGAGTGCGGTTGGAATCCGGAGAAAACCTTTAAGGTCGACTTTCATCCGAGATCTGTTGTAAAAGAAAGGCTTGAGCAAAAGCTTAATGAAATGAAAGAGCAAGCTGAGGCTCCGGATGTGATCACTTTTGCAGGAAATGGCGAACCTTGTATGCATCCTGAGTTTGCAGGAATTATTGATGACACCATTGAGGTTAGAAACAGAATATTTCCTAAGGCAAGAATTGCAGTTCTTTCTAATGCCACAATGATTCACAAGCCTGATGTTTTTGATGCATTGAATAAGGTTGAGGATAATATCCTCAAATTGGATGGGGGAAAAGAACAAACCATTATCGATTTGGATCAGCCTGTGGGAACGTTTAATTTGGAACGAACAGTTGATTTGTTATCAAAATTCAGTGGAAATCTTACTATTCAGACTTTATTTATAAAAGGTGAATATAATGGAAAGTCTATTGATAATACTTCGCAGGAAGAAATTGCCTTATGGTTGGAACATCTGAAAAAAATTCAGCCGCGTGAAGTTATGATTTACACCATATCCAGAGACACACCTGTTGATACACTGCAGAAGGTTGATCTTCCAGAATTAGAGAGGATTGCCAGCTTGGTTGAACAGGCCGGATTTTCTACGCAAATCAGTGGTTAG
- a CDS encoding CidA/LrgA family protein → MILIKQIAIFLGLWFLGELISFYGHLPLSGSIIGMLLLVIGLELKLIKTEDIKVVANFLLNNMAMFFIPAGVGIMCHYHVLKQEWLSISGAIVISALLVLTVVGLIMKKRIR, encoded by the coding sequence ATGATTTTAATAAAACAAATTGCCATATTTTTAGGCTTATGGTTTTTAGGTGAATTGATATCCTTCTATGGTCATCTGCCGCTTTCAGGGAGTATCATTGGGATGTTATTGCTTGTAATTGGCCTGGAATTAAAGCTGATTAAAACTGAGGATATTAAAGTAGTGGCCAATTTTCTACTCAATAATATGGCCATGTTTTTTATTCCTGCAGGTGTTGGTATTATGTGCCATTACCATGTGTTGAAACAGGAGTGGTTATCCATATCAGGTGCTATAGTTATAAGTGCTCTTCTGGTTCTTACAGTTGTCGGGTTAATCATGAAAAAACGAATCCGATGA
- a CDS encoding LrgB family protein, with product MKELLNSPLVHVSLTLAVYIFSKKMQLRYKSPLLNPILLTIAVVIAFLLFTDVDYRDYERNTQVISFWLAPSVIALGYALYSYLEEIKADFKKIIASMLAGSLTGIVSVCMMAYLLGASKTTLISLASKSVTTPIAIEVSKQMGGIPSLTVAFVIAVGIFGAIFGQTYLKLLGVKDPKSVGLSLGATAHALGTASISERGPDFSAFGGLGMALNGVLTAILAPWAIKLLLLVLY from the coding sequence ATGAAAGAACTATTGAATTCTCCTCTCGTACATGTGAGTTTGACCCTTGCGGTTTATATTTTTTCTAAAAAGATGCAGTTGAGATATAAATCACCTCTTTTGAATCCAATTTTACTCACCATTGCGGTGGTGATTGCTTTTCTTCTTTTTACGGATGTTGACTATAGAGATTATGAAAGGAATACACAAGTGATCAGTTTTTGGCTGGCTCCTTCTGTTATTGCTTTAGGTTATGCCTTATATAGTTATTTAGAAGAAATTAAGGCTGATTTCAAGAAGATCATTGCCTCAATGCTAGCTGGAAGTCTAACGGGTATTGTATCAGTATGTATGATGGCTTATTTATTAGGCGCCTCAAAGACGACTTTAATTTCTTTGGCTTCCAAATCGGTAACAACTCCAATTGCGATTGAGGTTTCCAAACAAATGGGAGGCATCCCTTCATTAACCGTTGCATTTGTAATTGCAGTCGGCATATTTGGGGCTATATTCGGTCAAACGTATTTGAAGCTATTGGGTGTTAAGGATCCAAAGTCAGTGGGGCTCAGTTTGGGAGCCACGGCTCATGCCTTGGGAACAGCCAGTATTAGCGAACGAGGTCCTGATTTCAGTGCCTTTGGCGGTTTAGGTATGGCTCTGAATGGGGTGTTGACAGCTATATTAGCACCTTGGGCTATTAAACTATTACTTCTAGTACTCTATTGA
- a CDS encoding toxin-antitoxin system YwqK family antitoxin — MKNRLGLMLCFFICMLSMQSFSQSIKEIEGLYYSVEGDLYTGTYTEFYENGNKRIEMNLTEGKRDGKITLYFQDEQIQEVRSYVKGLMDGTWITWNNQSVKIAEARYKKNKKHGKWYIWDANGVKRYEMEYDEGKKIGTWLIWNEEGTLIKERKF, encoded by the coding sequence ATGAAAAATAGATTAGGATTAATGCTGTGTTTCTTTATTTGTATGCTTAGCATGCAATCATTCTCACAGTCGATAAAAGAAATTGAAGGCTTGTATTACAGCGTTGAGGGCGATCTCTATACGGGAACCTATACCGAGTTTTACGAGAATGGGAACAAGCGAATTGAAATGAACTTAACTGAAGGGAAACGAGATGGAAAAATCACCCTCTACTTTCAGGATGAACAAATTCAGGAAGTTCGCTCCTACGTCAAAGGTTTGATGGATGGCACGTGGATCACATGGAATAATCAATCCGTGAAAATTGCCGAAGCACGATACAAGAAAAACAAAAAACATGGCAAGTGGTACATCTGGGATGCCAATGGTGTGAAAAGGTATGAAATGGAATATGATGAGGGAAAAAAAATAGGGACATGGCTAATTTGGAATGAAGAAGGAACACTCATAAAAGAACGCAAATTTTAA
- a CDS encoding carboxypeptidase-like regulatory domain-containing protein: MKKNVFLITALLFIGLISQAVNVITPKGDKNTETTEISTLTTTSLSGIVLDNETGEALAGVAIRFEGSNETFYTDFDGNFKINNVVPGKYNILSNYISYADNKLKDVNVSGPKNVIRLVLKKD, encoded by the coding sequence ATGAAAAAAAACGTATTCTTAATCACTGCTCTCCTTTTTATAGGACTAATCAGCCAGGCTGTAAATGTGATAACTCCAAAGGGTGACAAAAACACGGAGACAACTGAAATCTCAACATTAACAACAACCAGCCTTTCGGGCATTGTTTTAGATAATGAAACCGGAGAAGCTTTGGCTGGTGTTGCAATTCGTTTCGAAGGCTCAAACGAAACATTTTACACCGACTTCGATGGCAATTTTAAGATTAATAATGTGGTGCCGGGTAAATACAATATTTTATCGAACTACATTTCGTACGCCGACAACAAATTAAAAGATGTAAATGTGAGTGGTCCTAAAAATGTCATTCGTTTGGTACTTAAAAAAGACTAA